The Saccharomonospora glauca K62 genome has a segment encoding these proteins:
- a CDS encoding cupin domain-containing protein has translation MPRKPIDLTRTLESFDELWSPRIVATVNDHDVRVAKVEGEHLWHAHDDTDEFFCVLDGELSIALRDGAGERTVVLPRGSVFVVPRGVEHKPSSKHGASILLFERTGTLSVGTRHEDVPEHVDATTGHALP, from the coding sequence ATGCCACGGAAACCCATCGATCTGACCCGCACGTTGGAGTCCTTCGACGAGCTTTGGAGCCCCCGCATCGTCGCCACCGTGAACGACCACGACGTACGAGTGGCCAAGGTCGAGGGCGAACACCTCTGGCATGCCCACGACGACACCGACGAGTTCTTCTGCGTGCTCGACGGTGAGTTGAGCATCGCGCTGCGGGACGGTGCCGGGGAACGGACCGTGGTCCTGCCCAGGGGCTCGGTGTTCGTGGTGCCGCGGGGGGTCGAACACAAGCCGTCGTCGAAGCACGGCGCCTCGATACTGCTGTTCGAACGCACCGGGACGCTGAGCGTCGGCACCCGGCACGAGGACGTTCCCGAACACGTGGACGCCACCACCGGCCACGCGCTCCCGTGA
- a CDS encoding mycothiol transferase has product MDSVDVLIDGFGRVREAVHDAVRGLKVTELNHRLDQRANSITWLLWHLTRVQDDHVSEVAGREQTWTSEGWYDRFDLPLSPDDTGFGHTSEEVASVRVNSPKLLTGYYDAVHAHTLSYLDGISDEDLDVVVDESWTPPVTLGVRLVSVIADDLQHAGQAAFVRGILLRS; this is encoded by the coding sequence ATGGACAGCGTGGACGTACTCATTGATGGGTTCGGTCGCGTCAGGGAGGCCGTGCACGACGCCGTGCGGGGGCTCAAGGTCACCGAGCTGAACCACCGTCTCGACCAGCGGGCCAACTCGATCACGTGGTTGCTGTGGCACCTCACGCGTGTCCAAGACGATCATGTGTCCGAAGTGGCCGGCCGTGAGCAGACGTGGACGTCCGAGGGCTGGTACGACCGGTTTGACCTGCCGTTGTCACCCGACGACACGGGGTTCGGGCATACGAGTGAAGAGGTCGCCTCGGTCCGGGTGAACTCGCCGAAGCTGCTGACCGGTTACTACGACGCGGTGCACGCTCACACGCTGTCCTACCTCGACGGGATCTCCGACGAGGACCTCGACGTGGTGGTGGACGAGTCGTGGACCCCTCCGGTCACCCTGGGAGTGCGGTTGGTCAGCGTGATCGCCGACGACCTCCAGCACGCCGGGCAGGCCGCGTTCGTGCGGGGAATCCTGCTCCGAAGCTGA
- a CDS encoding ROK family transcriptional regulator, which yields MLDTNPTSPGHVLAVLRAEGPLTRQELQERVGVSRVTMVERLDALRRTGLVRRVGHRESSGGRRAELLAVDDTGHTALVADIGQSHATLAVVDLRGNVFARQDLRLSTRHGPHETLPMLVDEARSLLSQSGRAESLCAVGLSVPGQIDHDAGVTTAPPTMREWGGVRLRDPFADAFGVPVLLENDANALALADYYAMGRPKATVVGVKVGTGIGAGLVIEGRPHRGETGSAGEIGHMRIEGSNQRCSCGRRGCVAAEASGQALVRTLREHGVRSVDDVVRWVAGGRREAIEAVSAAGRLVGTVLATVVSIVNPRYLRLGGAVGVLPPFVEALRATVEANAHASALRKLDIAASQLGDRGAFVGLAGLVADEMLSPTTVDALCRRL from the coding sequence ATGCTCGACACCAATCCCACCTCGCCCGGACACGTGCTCGCCGTGCTCCGCGCGGAAGGGCCGCTCACCCGGCAGGAGCTGCAGGAGCGGGTCGGGGTCTCGCGGGTCACGATGGTGGAGCGCCTCGACGCGCTGCGGCGAACCGGACTCGTGCGGCGGGTAGGGCATCGGGAGTCCAGCGGCGGCCGCAGGGCGGAACTGCTGGCCGTCGACGACACCGGACACACGGCGCTCGTGGCCGACATCGGGCAGAGCCACGCGACGCTCGCGGTGGTCGATCTGCGAGGAAACGTCTTCGCTCGACAGGATCTTCGACTGTCCACTCGGCATGGTCCTCATGAGACTCTCCCGATGCTCGTCGACGAGGCCCGGTCGTTGCTTTCCCAGTCGGGCAGGGCGGAAAGCCTGTGTGCGGTGGGGTTGTCGGTGCCGGGGCAGATCGACCACGACGCCGGTGTCACCACCGCGCCGCCGACCATGCGGGAGTGGGGAGGCGTGCGGCTGCGGGACCCGTTCGCCGACGCGTTCGGGGTGCCGGTGCTGTTGGAGAACGACGCGAACGCGCTCGCGCTGGCCGACTACTACGCGATGGGACGCCCCAAGGCGACGGTCGTCGGTGTGAAGGTGGGGACCGGTATCGGGGCGGGACTCGTCATCGAGGGGCGTCCTCATCGCGGCGAGACGGGCTCGGCCGGGGAGATCGGGCACATGCGCATCGAGGGCAGTAACCAGCGGTGTTCGTGTGGGCGGCGCGGTTGCGTCGCGGCGGAGGCGAGCGGGCAGGCTCTCGTACGGACGCTGCGGGAGCACGGGGTGAGGTCGGTCGACGACGTCGTCCGGTGGGTCGCCGGCGGCAGGCGGGAGGCGATCGAGGCGGTGTCGGCGGCGGGGCGCCTGGTCGGGACGGTGCTCGCCACCGTGGTGTCGATCGTGAACCCCCGCTACCTTCGCCTCGGCGGCGCGGTGGGGGTGCTGCCACCGTTCGTGGAGGCGTTGCGGGCCACGGTGGAGGCCAACGCGCATGCCAGCGCGCTGCGCAAGCTCGACATCGCCGCCTCCCAGCTCGGCGACCGGGGAGCGTTCGTGGGACTCGCGGGCCTCGTCGCCGACGAAATGCTGTCACCCACCACGGTGGACGCCCTCTGCCGCCGCCTCTGA
- a CDS encoding ABC transporter substrate-binding protein, whose translation MRRVGLTRRSLLRAAGLGAVALAAGCTGFATTGNGGMVFLSTQFRPVDEAERFRRLLASVAPGEVSYVTIEEGPFSSQIRSQVDAGSTQLGLVAGLHGDLAPLAGDYLTDVSELLRRLGERRWPPDYLELARTGTDRSWYVPWATASYVLAAHADALEHLPPGADADSLTYDQFLDWAIAARKANGNRPVLGLPAGPQGLLHRFTQGYLLPSFTGGQITTFRSAEAVTAWEYLRELWANCNRSSTTYGFMQEPLESGEVLMAWDHVVRLVEAPERDPDNWRMLPSPRGPHGLGYMAVVAGLAIPRGSTDPDLAERTIDVLCRPDTQVELLRSNGFFPAVDATIPDDLPPAITLEADAVRRQQEAEDSLLSLPPVGLGDREGEVTKVFQDTFRSIVLDGDPIRPTLDRQAGILQSILDELRVPCWAPDPPADRCEVA comes from the coding sequence ATGCGGAGAGTCGGTCTCACCCGCCGGTCGCTCCTACGCGCCGCGGGGCTCGGCGCGGTCGCGTTGGCGGCGGGGTGCACTGGGTTCGCCACCACCGGAAACGGCGGCATGGTGTTCCTGTCGACCCAGTTCCGTCCCGTCGACGAGGCCGAGCGGTTCCGACGCCTGCTCGCGAGTGTGGCCCCCGGCGAGGTCAGCTACGTCACCATCGAGGAAGGCCCGTTCTCAAGCCAGATCCGCAGCCAGGTGGACGCGGGCAGCACCCAACTGGGCCTGGTCGCGGGGCTGCACGGCGACCTCGCGCCCCTGGCGGGCGACTACCTCACCGACGTCTCGGAGCTGCTGCGTCGACTGGGTGAGCGGAGATGGCCACCCGACTACCTCGAACTCGCGCGCACCGGCACCGATCGCAGTTGGTACGTACCCTGGGCGACGGCCAGCTACGTGCTGGCCGCCCACGCCGACGCGCTCGAACACCTTCCTCCGGGGGCCGACGCCGACTCCTTGACCTACGACCAGTTCCTGGACTGGGCCATCGCGGCACGCAAGGCCAACGGCAACCGGCCCGTGCTCGGGCTGCCCGCGGGGCCGCAGGGGTTGTTGCACCGGTTCACCCAGGGCTACCTCCTGCCGTCGTTCACGGGCGGGCAGATCACCACGTTCCGGTCGGCGGAGGCGGTGACGGCCTGGGAGTACCTGCGCGAGCTGTGGGCCAACTGCAACCGCTCCAGCACCACGTACGGCTTCATGCAGGAACCGTTGGAAAGCGGCGAGGTGCTCATGGCGTGGGACCACGTCGTGCGGCTCGTCGAAGCTCCCGAACGCGATCCCGACAACTGGCGCATGCTTCCGAGCCCCAGGGGGCCGCACGGCCTCGGTTACATGGCCGTGGTCGCCGGGCTGGCGATCCCGAGGGGCAGCACCGACCCCGACCTCGCGGAGCGGACCATCGACGTGCTCTGCCGTCCGGACACCCAGGTCGAGTTGCTGCGTTCCAACGGTTTCTTCCCCGCGGTGGACGCGACGATCCCCGACGACCTGCCGCCCGCGATCACGCTGGAGGCCGACGCGGTACGACGGCAGCAGGAGGCCGAGGACAGCCTGCTGTCCCTGCCGCCGGTCGGGCTCGGCGACCGGGAGGGCGAGGTAACGAAGGTCTTCCAGGACACCTTCCGCTCGATCGTGCTGGACGGCGACCCGATCCGGCCCACCCTGGACCGGCAGGCGGGCATCCTCCAGAGCATCCTCGACGAGCTGCGGGTGCCGTGCTGGGCGCCCGATCCCCCCGCCGACCGGTGCGAGGTGGCGTGA
- a CDS encoding carbohydrate ABC transporter permease, protein MAKFLRSPWILLLPSVVLMLALFGWPLAQAVVTAFSDDDGFTLAHWKRLVEDPYFLRALRNTLLLIVIVVPIQLLLSVGMALLMQARPRFAGVHFYLWCVPLAISELAAGLVWLSIFDNRGYLNSLLVSLGLSEHGVQWLSYDNPTTMLLTVVVAEVWRATALMFVIVVAGVQMIPRDYDEAAQVFGASFWQRLRHVTLPLLAPSLQVALILRTILALQAFAVAQALTGRDFPLLVGETYEWYVNLQNPAVASAVALVVLAISLGTAVLYLRTVRSSEDVR, encoded by the coding sequence ATGGCCAAGTTCCTGCGTTCGCCTTGGATCCTGCTGCTGCCGTCCGTGGTGCTGATGCTCGCCCTCTTCGGATGGCCGCTGGCCCAAGCGGTCGTCACGGCGTTCAGCGACGACGACGGCTTCACGCTCGCCCACTGGAAACGGCTGGTCGAGGACCCGTACTTCCTGCGGGCGCTGCGGAACACACTGTTGCTGATCGTGATCGTCGTGCCCATCCAGCTGCTGCTCTCGGTGGGCATGGCACTGCTCATGCAGGCCCGGCCCAGGTTCGCCGGGGTGCACTTCTACCTGTGGTGCGTACCGCTGGCGATCTCCGAACTCGCGGCGGGCCTGGTGTGGTTGTCGATCTTCGACAACCGCGGGTACCTCAACTCGCTGTTGGTCTCCCTGGGGCTGTCCGAGCACGGCGTGCAGTGGCTGAGCTACGACAACCCGACGACGATGCTGCTCACCGTGGTGGTCGCCGAGGTGTGGCGGGCCACGGCGCTCATGTTCGTCATCGTCGTCGCGGGGGTGCAGATGATCCCCCGTGACTACGACGAGGCGGCCCAGGTGTTCGGCGCGTCCTTCTGGCAGCGGCTACGACACGTCACCCTGCCGCTGCTCGCACCGAGTCTGCAGGTAGCGCTGATCCTGCGCACCATCCTGGCGCTCCAGGCGTTCGCGGTGGCGCAGGCGCTGACGGGCCGCGACTTCCCGCTGCTCGTGGGCGAGACGTACGAGTGGTACGTGAACCTGCAGAACCCGGCCGTCGCCAGCGCGGTGGCACTCGTGGTGCTCGCGATCTCCCTCGGCACGGCGGTGCTCTACCTGCGAACGGTGCGAAGTTCGGAGGATGTCCGGTGA
- a CDS encoding carbohydrate ABC transporter permease: MTTQTTEGERVGRTLPPVDRAPLRRRRWRALAVQVACTAVTLFMALPIVLIGLAAVSSRDALTEFPKSLVPSEFSTETLQAFVRATGTVPAFGNSLLVGLYTVFWSLVVGAPAGYALARHVFRGKDAYRVFMLLVRALPIVVLSVPLATMFLRLDVYDTVFATTLIHTTLALPTTVLITASIFVSVPKDVEEAAQVFGCTRWQAARKVVVPLALPGLAASSIFTFVLSWNEILGATVVTLGHRTLPAQVLTSLSEASVAYRFAGGFALIVPALLFIFLMRRYLLNMWGTTLR; encoded by the coding sequence GTGACCACGCAGACGACCGAAGGGGAGCGGGTGGGGCGCACACTGCCTCCCGTCGACCGGGCTCCGTTACGCCGGCGTCGGTGGCGCGCGCTCGCGGTACAGGTGGCCTGCACGGCGGTGACGCTGTTCATGGCCCTGCCGATCGTGCTCATCGGGTTGGCCGCAGTGTCCTCGCGCGACGCGCTGACCGAGTTCCCGAAGTCGTTGGTGCCGAGCGAGTTCTCCACCGAGACCCTGCAGGCGTTCGTTCGGGCCACGGGCACCGTGCCCGCGTTCGGCAACTCGCTGCTCGTCGGGCTCTACACGGTGTTCTGGTCGCTCGTGGTGGGTGCGCCCGCGGGCTACGCCTTGGCCCGTCACGTCTTCCGGGGCAAGGACGCCTACCGGGTGTTCATGCTGCTCGTACGGGCCCTGCCGATCGTGGTGCTGTCCGTGCCGCTGGCCACGATGTTCCTTCGGCTCGACGTCTACGACACGGTGTTCGCCACGACGCTGATCCACACGACTCTGGCCCTGCCCACCACCGTGCTGATCACCGCGAGCATCTTCGTCTCGGTGCCGAAGGACGTGGAGGAGGCCGCGCAGGTCTTCGGCTGCACCCGGTGGCAGGCCGCACGCAAGGTGGTGGTCCCGCTCGCCCTTCCCGGACTCGCGGCGTCGTCGATCTTCACCTTCGTGCTCTCGTGGAACGAGATCCTCGGCGCCACCGTGGTCACCCTGGGGCACCGCACGCTGCCCGCACAGGTGCTGACCTCGCTCTCCGAGGCCTCCGTCGCCTACCGGTTCGCCGGCGGGTTCGCGTTGATCGTGCCCGCTTTGTTGTTCATCTTCCTGATGCGCCGCTACCTGCTGAACATGTGGGGCACCACGCTCCGATGA
- a CDS encoding ABC transporter ATP-binding protein: protein MAEVILKDLVKTYPGNDSRATDEVSLTVADGEFMVLLGPSGCGKTTLLRMVAGLELPDSGQIVIGDRDVTYAEPRRRNLSMVFQSYAVFPNKSVADNIGFGLRVRGVPAAEVRRKVAWAADLLQLTPYLDRYPAKLSGGQRQRVAVARAIVMDADVLLMDEPLSNLDALLRLSFRAELKKLVGELGTTTLYVTHDQVEALSLGDRVAVMRDGSIVQCDTPTSVYDEPADTFVGGFLGSPPMNFLTGKVERDSHGALTVDFGGQSLPLPTSLTSYEGRKLTLGIRPEAISVDGLGSADGEASVRGTLQVLEPLGSAVLLTTEVCGQTVKVQAPASFRTETGTELRLRLPASQCRWYDPETGLLLEAR, encoded by the coding sequence ATGGCCGAGGTCATCCTGAAAGACCTCGTCAAGACCTATCCCGGCAACGACTCCCGAGCCACCGACGAAGTGTCGCTCACCGTCGCGGACGGCGAGTTCATGGTTCTGCTCGGGCCGTCGGGTTGCGGCAAGACGACGTTGTTGCGCATGGTCGCGGGCCTGGAACTGCCGGACTCGGGGCAGATCGTCATCGGCGACCGCGACGTCACCTACGCGGAGCCCAGGCGGCGCAACCTGTCGATGGTGTTCCAGTCCTACGCCGTGTTCCCGAACAAATCGGTAGCCGACAACATCGGTTTCGGACTCCGGGTGCGCGGGGTGCCCGCCGCCGAGGTGCGCCGCAAGGTCGCCTGGGCGGCCGACCTGCTGCAGCTTACGCCCTACCTCGACCGCTACCCGGCGAAGCTCTCGGGCGGGCAACGACAGCGGGTGGCGGTGGCCAGGGCCATCGTCATGGACGCCGACGTGTTGTTGATGGACGAACCACTGTCCAACCTAGATGCTCTGCTGCGCCTGTCGTTCCGCGCGGAGCTGAAGAAGCTCGTCGGCGAGCTCGGCACCACCACGCTGTACGTGACGCACGACCAGGTGGAGGCGCTGTCGCTGGGCGACCGGGTGGCGGTGATGCGCGACGGCTCCATCGTGCAGTGCGACACGCCGACGTCGGTGTACGACGAACCGGCCGACACCTTCGTGGGCGGGTTCCTCGGAAGTCCTCCCATGAACTTCCTGACCGGCAAGGTGGAGCGGGACTCCCACGGGGCACTCACGGTCGACTTCGGCGGCCAGTCGTTGCCCCTGCCCACGTCGCTGACCTCCTACGAGGGCAGGAAGCTCACGCTCGGAATCCGTCCCGAGGCGATCTCGGTCGACGGGCTCGGCTCGGCCGACGGCGAGGCCTCGGTGCGCGGCACCCTCCAGGTACTGGAACCGCTCGGTTCGGCCGTGCTGCTGACCACCGAGGTCTGCGGGCAGACGGTGAAGGTGCAGGCCCCGGCGTCGTTCCGCACCGAGACCGGAACGGAGCTGCGGCTGCGGCTTCCCGCGAGTCAGTGTCGGTGGTACGACCCGGAGACGGGACTGCTTCTGGAGGCCAGGTGA
- the ggh gene encoding glucosylglycerate hydrolase, giving the protein MTTTTTGTGPTGLSDTTLAARAAAVLRDNDTGALVTASPKLYPHMWSWDAAFIAIGLAYLDVGRALTELDTLLSAQWSDGMLPHIVFTDAEGYFPGPDRWGTDIAPQRPRRVRTSGICQPPVHAVALRRIVSIARRTSKAEAELAERFTARAWSSLYRWHAWLARHRIAEPCGLLTIVHGWESGMDNSPRWDAAYERVRPGPDLPPYVRLDTLGVDDPGERPSDEEYNRYLWLIEQMRRVRYEPARVLATSDFRVGDVFSTALFAMACDDLAELAEELSLPVSAEVAELRSWARRSRRAVADASDPDTGLAFDRDLRSGETLRATTVASFAPLLCSALPKSSEARLLANLTGPGWAGHPDLVAAVPPSVSPREAGFDSRRYWRGPQWPVVVWLFSFAFLRNGHTELARRWREEGLRLVSDGSFGEYYEPFTGEPLGSTQQSWTAAVTLDWLCGW; this is encoded by the coding sequence GTGACCACCACGACCACGGGAACCGGTCCCACGGGGCTGTCCGACACCACACTCGCCGCCCGTGCGGCCGCCGTGTTGCGGGACAACGACACCGGCGCTCTCGTCACCGCCTCCCCCAAGCTCTACCCACACATGTGGAGCTGGGACGCCGCGTTCATCGCCATCGGGCTGGCCTACCTCGACGTGGGCCGGGCGCTGACCGAGCTCGACACGTTGTTGTCGGCGCAATGGTCGGACGGAATGCTGCCCCACATCGTCTTCACCGACGCGGAAGGCTACTTCCCCGGCCCCGACCGTTGGGGCACGGACATCGCGCCGCAGCGTCCGCGCCGGGTCCGTACCTCGGGAATCTGCCAGCCCCCGGTGCACGCGGTCGCGTTGCGCAGAATCGTCTCCATCGCGCGCCGAACCTCGAAGGCCGAGGCCGAGCTCGCCGAGCGTTTCACCGCCCGCGCCTGGTCGTCGTTGTACCGCTGGCATGCCTGGCTCGCCCGGCATCGGATCGCGGAACCGTGTGGACTGCTCACCATCGTGCACGGTTGGGAGTCCGGAATGGACAATTCCCCGCGATGGGACGCCGCCTACGAGCGGGTCCGTCCGGGACCGGATCTGCCTCCGTACGTGCGCCTGGACACCCTGGGCGTGGACGATCCGGGGGAACGTCCCAGCGACGAGGAGTACAACCGCTATCTCTGGCTCATCGAGCAAATGCGGCGGGTCCGCTACGAGCCCGCACGGGTGCTCGCGACCTCGGACTTCCGGGTGGGGGACGTGTTCAGCACCGCGTTGTTCGCCATGGCGTGCGACGACCTGGCCGAGCTGGCCGAGGAGCTCTCGCTTCCCGTCTCCGCCGAGGTGGCCGAGCTACGCTCGTGGGCCCGACGCTCTCGCAGGGCCGTGGCCGACGCCTCCGACCCCGACACCGGACTGGCCTTCGACCGCGATCTGCGTTCCGGGGAGACGCTTCGCGCCACCACGGTGGCCTCCTTCGCGCCGCTGCTGTGCTCGGCGTTGCCGAAATCGTCGGAAGCACGACTGCTCGCGAACCTCACCGGTCCGGGCTGGGCGGGCCATCCCGACCTCGTCGCCGCCGTGCCTCCGTCGGTGTCGCCGCGCGAAGCCGGGTTCGACTCCCGCCGTTACTGGCGTGGTCCACAATGGCCGGTCGTGGTCTGGTTGTTCAGTTTCGCCTTCCTGCGCAACGGCCACACCGAGCTCGCGCGGCGCTGGCGGGAGGAAGGGCTGCGGCTGGTGTCGGACGGGTCCTTCGGGGAGTACTACGAGCCCTTCACCGGGGAACCGTTGGGCAGCACGCAACAGTCGTGGACGGCCGCCGTGACATTGGACTGGCTCTGTGGTTGGTGA
- a CDS encoding Abi-alpha family protein, whose amino-acid sequence MATLAARTSYELAKLLPGGEEPRSRRSRPELPAVPGPDRLRKRMAELLAESAELSREDATLRLYETVLASLVPDEARLLSTLSDRTPHPVLDVVERTFFGGRGRVVLRNASTVGKAAGVTLADHVPVYVTRLVELGLAELGPENAGFGTQYEVLAADEVVAEAVRAARRPTFVRRTVRISDFGTRLWRACDPAGG is encoded by the coding sequence ATGGCTACTCTCGCCGCTCGCACGAGCTACGAGCTGGCGAAACTGCTTCCCGGAGGCGAGGAACCGCGGAGCCGACGTTCCCGCCCGGAGCTGCCCGCAGTTCCCGGTCCGGACCGACTGCGCAAGCGGATGGCCGAATTGCTCGCCGAGTCGGCCGAACTCAGCCGCGAGGACGCCACCCTGCGGCTCTATGAGACCGTCCTGGCCTCCCTCGTTCCCGACGAGGCCCGGCTTCTTTCCACCCTCTCCGATCGCACTCCCCATCCCGTGCTCGACGTCGTCGAGCGCACCTTCTTCGGTGGCAGGGGACGAGTCGTGTTGCGCAACGCCTCCACCGTGGGAAAGGCGGCGGGTGTCACCCTGGCCGACCACGTTCCCGTCTACGTCACCAGGCTCGTCGAACTCGGCCTCGCCGAACTCGGGCCCGAGAACGCCGGGTTCGGTACGCAGTACGAGGTGCTCGCGGCTGACGAGGTCGTCGCCGAGGCGGTGCGGGCGGCGAGAAGGCCGACGTTCGTGCGACGCACGGTGCGTATCTCCGACTTCGGTACGCGGTTGTGGCGTGCCTGCGACCCGGCGGGCGGGTGA
- a CDS encoding alpha/beta hydrolase produces the protein MSELTFDHEFVEGSPSAPVLLLLHGTGGSPTDILSLGKELCPASPMLAPAGPVSEHGAARWFRRHAEGVFDSEDVVYRAGQLADFVVEARERYELDGRRLVAAGFSNGANIAAAVLLLRPDVLSEAVLFAAMLPVPDPPRHDLSGTRVLMANGRRDPMAPLVPAQELVAALRERGCDVTEHWHSGGHQITVDGIAAAKEWLAA, from the coding sequence ATGAGCGAGTTGACGTTCGACCACGAGTTCGTCGAGGGCAGCCCGTCGGCTCCCGTGCTGTTGCTGCTGCACGGAACGGGAGGGAGCCCGACCGACATCCTGTCGCTCGGCAAGGAGCTGTGCCCGGCCTCGCCGATGCTCGCTCCCGCGGGCCCGGTGTCCGAGCACGGAGCAGCTCGCTGGTTCCGCCGGCACGCGGAGGGCGTCTTCGACAGCGAGGATGTCGTCTACCGAGCCGGCCAGTTGGCGGACTTCGTGGTCGAGGCGCGGGAGCGCTACGAACTCGACGGGCGGCGTCTGGTGGCCGCGGGTTTCTCCAACGGCGCGAACATCGCGGCGGCAGTGCTGCTGCTCCGGCCCGACGTGCTCTCCGAGGCGGTGTTGTTCGCGGCCATGTTGCCGGTGCCCGACCCGCCACGTCACGACCTGTCGGGCACGCGGGTGCTCATGGCGAACGGGCGGCGCGATCCGATGGCCCCCCTCGTGCCCGCGCAGGAACTCGTGGCTGCCCTGCGGGAACGCGGCTGCGACGTCACCGAGCACTGGCACAGCGGGGGACATCAGATCACCGTGGACGGGATCGCTGCTGCGAAGGAATGGCTGGCCGCGTGA
- a CDS encoding ring-cleaving dioxygenase — translation MPFRTSGLHHVTAIAGDPRRNADFYLRTLGLRLVKTTVNFDDPGTYHLYYGDESGAPGTLLTFFPWRDAPRGRVGTGQATMTSFSVPEHSLGWWKRHLEDMGVSTGRVVNRDDEDVLLFRDPDGLQLALVAHPRGDPRNPWDTPSVPAEHAIRGLHSVTLSVNREDATAGMLTEGLGLEFAREEHNRFRFIAGEGGPGATVDVLVTPDAPRGLVAAGTVHHVAWRAPDEKTQTAWREELMERGVGVTSIMDRQYFRSIYFREPGGTLLEIATDRPGFTVDEPLLELGRALKLPPWLEPDRQRIEAMLPELDLPSENNPVSA, via the coding sequence ATGCCGTTTCGGACCAGCGGGTTGCACCACGTCACCGCGATAGCGGGCGATCCCCGGCGCAATGCCGACTTCTACCTGCGCACGCTCGGGCTCCGGCTCGTGAAGACCACCGTGAACTTCGACGATCCGGGTACCTACCACCTCTACTACGGGGACGAGTCCGGTGCGCCCGGCACGTTGCTGACGTTCTTTCCCTGGCGGGACGCGCCTCGCGGTCGTGTCGGTACCGGCCAGGCGACCATGACGTCGTTCTCGGTGCCGGAGCACTCCCTCGGCTGGTGGAAGCGGCACCTGGAGGACATGGGCGTGTCGACGGGGCGGGTGGTCAACCGGGACGACGAGGACGTCCTGCTGTTTCGTGACCCGGACGGCCTTCAGCTCGCTCTCGTGGCTCATCCGCGGGGTGATCCCCGAAATCCGTGGGACACCCCCTCGGTCCCCGCCGAACATGCGATCCGGGGCCTGCACTCGGTCACACTCTCGGTGAACCGTGAGGACGCGACGGCGGGCATGCTCACCGAAGGGCTCGGGCTGGAATTCGCGCGGGAGGAGCACAACCGGTTCCGATTCATCGCCGGTGAGGGTGGCCCCGGAGCCACCGTGGACGTCCTCGTGACGCCGGACGCCCCGCGAGGACTGGTGGCCGCGGGAACGGTGCATCACGTGGCATGGCGGGCACCCGACGAGAAGACGCAGACCGCGTGGCGGGAAGAGCTGATGGAACGGGGTGTGGGGGTCACCTCGATCATGGACCGCCAGTACTTCCGATCGATCTACTTCCGCGAGCCCGGTGGCACCCTGTTGGAGATCGCCACCGACCGTCCCGGTTTCACCGTCGACGAGCCGTTGCTCGAACTGGGCAGGGCGTTGAAGCTGCCGCCGTGGCTGGAGCCCGACCGGCAGCGCATCGAGGCCATGTTGCCCGAACTAGACCTGCCCAGTGAGAACAACCCGGTGAGCGCATGA
- a CDS encoding MarR family winged helix-turn-helix transcriptional regulator yields the protein MTTPGDDELSTWWDLVTEGYSAVRERIADELTTRFDLTPTSFEVLLRLARSPDRRLPMTLLAREAALSSGGFTKLADRLCSAGLIRRAPSDEDRRVIYACLTEHGADVAHRARQVRAELLRRLVLTPLGPDAARALAETMRTLRDAQAARTNPAATSTRRVNPSPK from the coding sequence GTGACGACACCCGGCGACGACGAGTTGTCGACCTGGTGGGACCTCGTGACGGAGGGCTACTCGGCCGTGAGGGAACGGATCGCGGACGAGCTCACCACCCGGTTCGACCTGACTCCGACGTCCTTCGAGGTGTTGCTACGCCTGGCGCGCTCCCCCGATCGGCGCCTGCCGATGACCCTGCTCGCCCGCGAGGCCGCACTCTCCAGCGGCGGATTCACCAAACTCGCCGACCGACTGTGCTCGGCGGGGCTGATCCGCCGCGCCCCCAGCGACGAGGACAGAAGGGTCATCTACGCCTGCCTGACCGAGCACGGCGCCGATGTGGCCCATCGGGCACGGCAGGTTCGCGCCGAACTGCTCCGCCGCCTCGTGCTCACTCCACTGGGCCCCGACGCTGCGCGGGCACTCGCGGAGACGATGCGCACCCTCCGGGACGCCCAGGCGGCGAGGACTAACCCGGCCGCGACCTCCACCCGCCGTGTCAATCCCTCACCGAAGTGA